The stretch of DNA ATATAAAATACTACAATGACAATATAAAACGATTATTTTGTGGTGGCTTACGCTtatgaaaaaaataaatgtctCTTATATTACGTCGTGATGCTATCACAGTAAATTGGTGACATTTTAAATTGGGCAGAaggggcttgtggtaatgactggaataaaatacatcaaacacatggtctccaatccatttactctgttccagccattatgatgagccatcctcccctcactaGCCTCCACTGGATGCTATGTCACATGAATAACTTCACATTTTATCATAGCAAACATAATTTTTGGCGAAATGAATATAGTGACAAAATCAAGAGGGGCATAAACAAAACTAAAATCAAAAAAGTGACATCGTAATTCACACAAACTGGAATGACATCGTTTTCAGGCACCAATAGAATTGGTTTCCCAGCAAGCCATATGTGGTGGGCTACTAAGTTCACAGCAGACATACAAGTAGGAATTAACGCAAGAAAGTAGGGCTTCATGAAAATTTGTATTTAGTTTGCGTTGAGCATCATGAGCAAGCAGAAGGACTTTGTTTAAAAGTTGCTCTTTCTTGTGATGAAATCAGGGTCGACTATAAAGAACACAAGGGAAACCCCATAAGGTGACTTCATCGATAATTTCATATAGTGAAAACACATTTTACatcgtttaaaaaataaataaacactttTGGGTTGAATCCAATGTATATTGGGCATAAATATTTCTTGAAATAAAAATGTCCACAAAAAAACATTGTTTCGCCACATGTGCTGTTCCTGCCTTCATCTCATTTGATTGGTGGTTGGAAAGTTTTAAGCACCTTTAATACCAGGAATGATCAGCTGATGGAACTACCTATCGACATAAAACCAAGCAGtcactaaaataaataaaaccgaCAGCAAACAATAAAATTGAGGGGGGAGCACTGAtatcaaacatttaaaaaataattaagcACACTTGATTCATTATGAGTGATACAATTTAGAGAAGGCTCTTAGCTTGATAAGAACAGGACTGGCCTACAGGGAGCGAGGCAGTTTTTCAATACGAGACGATTACAAATCTAATACAAGGCCACAGTTAATGGACTATATCTCAGTTGTAATCCTTCGATGGAAATGTATCGGACATTACCTTTACATTATCTTCTTATCTTGGTCAGCCACACACGCATTTACAGGAGGGAAAATACTTGACTGAAGTTGTAGAAATATCCCCTGCAGGTATTGGGGGAAAATGTCATGTTTGAGCCAGAATGGACAAGGCAGCAAGATCCAAAATGGAGAACAGACAGGGGCTGAAATGAGTCAATTCACAGTGTCtccggagggagagagagccataGCAAACTTCAACTTCTCCACTCAACAAGTCCAACATCCCCTATCCAgccttctcatttcctctcctctcaggcgTTGATGGCTCTCCAGCGGTCGCCGTTTATGCTGCCCGGCCCGAAAGGACCAGAGGCCACATTGTCCAGGTAAGCAGCTATGCCGGTGCCCATGGTTGCAGCAGTCAGGCCATCTATCTGGGTGCCGGGGTAGAAGGAGCCCCGTTCCAGCTGCTCCTTGTGGCCCAGTCCTGAGGCGGGGGGCAGGTGGACATCCGTCTGGTCGTCAGGCTCATCCACCTGGCACTTGTAGGAGAAGAGGACCTTGGGCTCTGagctagaggaaggagagaaggatgaagagagatggtagagagaggagaggagagaaagtgagggataaagagaccaaagacaacaggagagagagattgtatCACAAGGTGGCAGTAAAACGTGACCAAATATAAATTTGAGAACATTGCCGTGTCCTCCTTCTTTTCTCAATTAATCTCAAAACGCATTGGATCGGAGGATCTAAGACCCCTCCTTTGAACCCCCCCTCAATGAGCCTCGAGGAATTGATCAAAAACGAAAAGGACAGCGGAAGCAAGGATTTGACATCAAGTAACATTCAGACAAAGCCATCGTTTTTGGCCTTTGATCTACATACCCGAAGAAGCCTTTGAGGAAGATGACATAGATGAGTGGGGCAAACACAGAGAAGTAGATGAAGGTGGTGACATCCACACAGCTGCTCAAatgacacagaaacacatcaaACTTTTAACAGGGGGCTGACTGTGACCCCTACGCAGTAGCCGTACCTTAAGGGCaagctgccttctgagaattcgtaggtgtTTGAATAATCccccacttccctccattctgctAGTAAACGTGCATTCCTTGGGAAATTAAAATCTACAAGTTACACGGAAGATGAAACTACCAACAGGTCATTAAAAAGTAACATtttatgcttcacagagttgtgactgaacgacgacaatatcaacatacagctggctggttagaAGATAGAGCAGCGGCATCTGGTAAGAGAGTGTGTTCATCTGTATtcttcgtagctgtttacataccaccacagtcagaggttGGCTGTAAAtaagcattgaatgagctgtattccgcaaTAAGCAGACAAGAAAACTCACCCAGAGGTGgcactcctagtagccggggactttaatgcagggaaacttaaatccgttttacaaAATTTCTATCACCATGCCTaacgacccgtagcactcacatctgtagccatgaagtgctttgaaaggctggtcatgactcacaacACTATCATCCTAGAAACCCTAGACCAAccctaatttgcataccgccccaacagatctacagatgatgcaatctctattgacctccacactgccctcaaagctcatcaataagctaaggatgCTGGGACTAAAAACCTCCccctgcaactggattctggacttcctgatgggccgcccccaggtgttaagggtaggtaacaacacatcccccacgctgatcctcaacacagtgggGGTCACAGAGTACTCAATCCCCTTCTGCACTCcgtgttcactcatgactgcacggccaggcacgactcaaacaccatcattaaatttgccaatgacacaacagtgtagactgttctctctgcgaCCGCACGGCAagcaaagtctaggtccaagaggcttctaaacagcttcaacccccaagCCATCACACTCCTGAACATCTTGTcgaatggctacccagactatttgcattgtcgtcccatctttacaccactgctactctccgTTGTCAtctatgcaaagtcactttaataactctacctacatgtacataatcagtgccccccgcacattgactctgtatcggtacccacctgtatatagtctcgcaattgttattttactgctgctctttaattacttgttacttatctcttatctgtattttttttaaactgcattgttggttaggggctcgtaagtaagcatttcactgtaatgtctacacctaatgtattcggctcatgtgactaatacaatttgaagAGCTCCATAGGCCGGCACCAGAATAACACTTGGCTTCAGTTAGGCTAACAGGCCACagataaaaaaaacattgctttCAGAACATGGACACGACCACGCTGTGATAAATGTTTCAAAGTGTGATTTAGAAGAATGTTTTCAAGCCTGTTTTGATCTTCATTAGAATAAATCGTAGTGTGATGATTTAGTATTTTACGCTTTTGCTTAAACTCTTGAATCTCCAGCACATCCTTCTACACACAGAAGCAGCCACTCACCAGAGCCCTTCTATGATGCCGGCACACAGAAGGGCACTGCCCAGCCCCTGGACCAGATTGAGCAGGGACAGAATGGCAGCGTACACATAAAAACTCTTCTTAGCTGTGGAGGGAGGGGACCAAGAGGAAACAAGAGGTGTGCATTACCTCTGCAGCTGTAGAATCTACTGCAGACCAATCCTAAAAACTAGATACTGTGCATTTGAACATTGTTCTCTGGATGGCGAAACAATCAATTAAACAATTCTGAATGTGAATATATGTCAATAGATTTTTTGATTCATTATCATCAATGACAACATTCTAGAACTGAGTTACCACTCATCCATGTCTGGTATCCAGGGTAATCTGGTTAATGATTATATAATGTTGATTATGTGGCTCTTTCCTTGTAGAATGTTGACAGCTGTATAGAACACTAGGCCACTCTCCAGCTAAACATTAACATAAGAGATAGTCAAAAAGAACTGCGGTAGATGAGGAAAGTACCCCGGGAAAAAAACATTGCctaaggtatgtggacaccccttcaacttagtggatttagctatttcagccacaacagTTGCTGACAAGCGAGTTGGCCAAATTTgtgccctgctagagctaccccgatcaactgtaagtgctgtaattgtgaagtggaaacgtctatgaGCAACACCGgttcagccgtgaagtggtaggccacacaagctcacaaaatgggaccaccgagtgctgaagggAGTAAAAATCATCAGTCCTACCAAGtcacaaactgcctctggaagcaacatcagtacAAGAACTGTTCATGGCCGAGGAGCCGCActcaagcctaaaatcaccatgtgcaatgccaagcgtcggatggagtggtgtaaagcttcccaccattgaactctggagcagtggaaacgcgttctctggagtaatcaatcacgcttcaccatcttgcAGTCCGagggatgaatctgggtttggcggatgtcaagagaacactacctgctccaatgcatagtgccaaatgtaacGTTtagataatggtctggggctgtttttcatggtttgtgacaggctccttagttccagttaagggaaatcttaacgctacagcatacaatgacattctagatgattctgtgcttccaactttgtggcaacagtttgggtaagGCCTGTTCCTGGTtcagcagcaaaagggggacctgtgttatagcagcaaaagggggacattaatgcccatgatttgggAATGAGaagttcgacgagcaggtgtccacatacttttggccatgttgTGTAGCTTGCTTGGTGAATAAAATGTCCCAATTACTCACATGGCAGAGATATTCTCTCCCTCACCGGGGTTTTGGGAAGGATGAAAACCAAAGAGTAGACCTGGAAGGAAAAGGACCAGTGTTATCCTTTTTGTACTCTCAAACAGTTTATTCAGTTAGTGCTTTGTGTTCACAGTGGTGGACACATTGGTGCTTATTTTCGTTCCAATCCAAACTATGAGAAGGCTAAATTGCATGTCCAAATGTGTGGAACACGCATGTTCAATTCATCCCTTTCTCACAACATGACTGATTAAAATCCTCTCTGTCCGTGTATTATTTGAACACAAGTTAACTTTATATTTTATACAATTACATTAataagatttttattttttttataattcAAAGCACTGCATTTGCTTTGCAGCCACTAGCCACTCACCAGGAAGAAGCAGCAAGAGCTGGCCAACCAAAACTGGCGTCCTCCGTGGCCGTAGATGTTGAAGTCCTCGGCAGACAGGTGCTGGTCGGGGTACACGATCTCCAGTGTGCCCTGAGGGTGCAAAGGGAATAGGCCTAGCTAAGAGGAAACGTGGTATCTATGGAGCTGTGATTGGTTCAGCGTCTAACATCCGGGTCTTGTTCCGTAGGGAACAACAttgtaaaaatgtaaaacatcATCAAACAAAaaaatcagcattcaggactctAGTCTTACCTGTGTGATTGAGTAGCCCAGTGCCAGTACAGCAGTGATAGCCAGCACACGCTTTATACTGGACTGACTCTCAAGGTGGCCTGTCAACAGAGGAAACGTTTAGAAGCCATGCTTTCAACAGCACCACTAAAGAGTTGAGTGAGTTGGTCTTTAATACTGGAAACGAACACAAAGTGAATGTAATATGACGATTATTCCACCATGCCAATTCAAATAAAAACATAATTTTACATGCTGTAGTAATAATCAGGGATGTGATTTTTCCTGATTAAACAATAATACAAATCTGTTGTCCTGCTCACACCCCTGGCTATGCCAAAAACTGCATACAGCTTTACTGTTTATACTGCCTATAAACAGCCTATTCCCACCCCCCTCTAAGGACACATTAAGTTTAAACAACTCATATATCCACCTCTGCTTATACAGTGCATGACTATATGTGTGACTGTAGTAGTTGCGGTGACCAAGTCATCCCAAGTGTTAGTCTTACAGCAGAAGTGAGACTGGCCGACAGGAAGTGTTTTAGTTTTGCAGATCATTAAACATTTTGACTGTGCCTTGCACATTTGTTTAACTAATGTGCTGTTTTTAGTATCCTGTCCGGACACACACATTAGTCATGTACTTCTCCATATTGTCCTAAGAAATATTTGTATTTAGCATGTGCTTGGTAGTGTTTGTTTTCATATATTTTACAGttagcagaaacagactggcacccaagCTATCAAGCGGTTGACATGATAGCATAAGCTGattctgggaccaggctactgtaCAGTAGATTTGAGTTGCAGGAGATGTCGTTATGAATCAAAATACTGTGGTGGTTATTGGAAGACCCACCAAAAGCCAGTCCCAGGATAATAACACTGAGCTCCATGGTGAGCAGAAAGAAACGGCTGATCTCCCACAGCACCTAAAGGAGACAACATTGAAAAGAGGTAAATCTCAGTCGTCTCAAAACGCCTCTGCAGCTCTTCACCTTTCCTTAATCTGCATTTCTCTTTTACTTATCCGCTCTCCTCAGATCAGTGTCATTTTATGTATGCTCTTTTCTGCACCACGCACGTTTTGGGCATCATGACGTCCAAATAAATTATTAATATTTTAGCATTTTAGCCTCTGTTTTGGATTTATCCACATTCTCAAAGGTGTGCaggtcggcaggtagcctggcagttggaagcgttgggccagtaaccgaaaggtcgctggatcgaatcctcgagctgacaaggtaaacatctgtccttctgccccttagcaaggcagttaacccactgttccccaggcgccGAAGACGTGAATGTCgatttttttccattttttatttcaccttcacttaaccaggtaggccagttgagaacaagttctcatttacaactgcaacctggccaagataaagcaaagcagtgcgacaaaaacaacagagttactacacatgggataaacaaacgtacacaatagaaaaatctatatacagtgtgtgcaaatgtagtaaggttagggaggtaaggcaataaataggccatagtggcgaaataattacattttagcattaacactggagtgatagatgtgcagatgatgatgtgcaagtggagatactgggAGACCAACGAAAGACCAACAAAAAAAATACcaatatagggatgaggtagttgggtgggctatttacagatgggctgtgtacaggtgaagggatcagtaagctgctctgacaactgacGCTTATAATTAGtaagggagatataagactccagcttcagtgactttggtaattcattccagtcattagCGAGGGCCAGAAAACGAAAAGATAACAGGTCGCagcggtgggtagtatatggggctttagtgacaaaacggatggcactgtgatagactgcatccagtttgctgagtagagtgttggaggctattttgtaaattacatggCCAAAGTCAAgcatcggtaggatagtcagttttacgagggtatgtttagcagcatgagtgaagaaggctttgttgtgaaataggaagccgaatctagatttaattttggattgaagatgcttaatgtgagtctggaaggagagtttacagcctaaccagacacctaggtatttgtagttgtccacatattctaagtcagaaccgtctagagtagtgatgctagtcgggcgggcaggtgcggggtGGGCAGCGatgggttgaagagcatgcatttagttttactagtgtttaagagcagttgggaggccacggaaggagagttgtatagcattgaagcacgtttggaggtttgtttacAGTGTCCAAAgtgccagatgtatacagaatggtgttgtctgcgtagaggtggatcagagaatcaccagcagcaagagcgacatcattgatgtatacagagaaaagagtctgcctgAGAATTGATCCCTGTggaacccccatagagactgccagaggcccggacaacaggccctcctatttgacacactgaactctgttgtagttggtagtagttggtgaaccaggcgaggcagtcatttgagaaaccaaggctattgagtctgccgataagaatacggtgattaacagagtcgaaagccttggccaggtcgatgaagacggctgcacagtactgccttttatcaatggcggttatgatatcgtttagtaccttgagcgtggctgaggtgcacccatgatcagctcggaaaccagattgcacagcggagaaggtgcagtgggattcgaaatggttggtgatctgtttgttaacttggcttttgaagactttagaaaggcagggcaggatagatataggtctgtaacagtttgggtctagagtgtctccccctttgaagatggggatgaccgcagcagctttccaatctttagggatctccgACGATACTGAAGAGAGGCTGAACAGGcttgtaataggggttgcaacaattgcggcagaattttagaaagagggtccagattgtcaagcccagatgatttgtagggatccagattgtgcagctctttcagaacatcagctatctggatttgggtgaaggagaggtgggggggattGGGCAGgttgctgcggggggtgcagagctgttggccggggtaggggtagccaggtggaaagcatggccggcCGTAGAAAATGCTCAtagaaattctcgattatcgtagatttatcgatggtgacagtgtttccgagCCTCAGTGCAGtagacagctgggaggaggtgaccttgttctccatggactttagtgttacaggatgcaaatttctgtttgaaaaagctagccttcgcttttctaactgactgtgtatattggtccctgacctccctgaaaagttgcttatcgtgggggctattcgatgctaatgcagtacgccacagcaCTTCACAGCCCTAAatacggaagacacatttcagttgttcaactgacaaggtatccccTGTCCCCTCTATCCTTTCTATCACAGCAACCTATAAAAAACACATTTTACCTCAGTCATCTTGTAGTGTCCTATCTCAGAAAAGAAAGAAACACTCAGATATTTGCCATGTTCGTCCTGATCATATCAGACATCTGACTGCCCTCTTTCTGTTCTGAGATAATCATCTTGTGAAATGTCCTGTGATATTGTGCTTTTCTGGATCTGAAAGTCCCCCAGGGTACCCCTTTTCACGCAAGATGGGCTGAAGGCGGGGACACTCATTGACTTATGATCTACCTCCATATAACGTTAATCTGTGTGTAGTGCATTACAAATCCAAAGTCTTTGTGAATCTACAACAGCTGTTGCAAAGAGCCTTTAGCTGTCTTGAATGATGACAGAAAGTCTATTTCACACTACAAGTGGGATAGAAGGCACTGTAAGTAGCTTGAGCACAGGTGGTTCATAGTGTGTCACCATTTACGCCCTACATGTGGCCTTACCTTGTCAATGATGGTGGCAGAACTTGATGCACTGACGGTCATGGACACGATAGCACGGGTGATTCCCACCGCTGCCACCACAAAAACCTGGGAGGATAAGGGTCAGACATCCATTAAAAAAAGAGGGGTTGTGGGCAAACAGGTTCGTCATTATCCATATTTGTCAGTGTCATTGTGTTCATATCAGTGTAAGGTAGAAAACCAATATCTCAAACACATGTTTGAGATAGCAATTACCATCTGATATTGTGAAATGAATCAATATGAATTCAGTTAACCCACTATTTATCCCTTTATTTTTGCTCTATTCTATATTCAGCATCTGAAGCATGTCAAAGAGCTGTCAAACTACAtgtaattagccttttaaaaaaTCTAGCAAGAGCCTACTTTTTGTGTATGTCTCCACTTATCTTATCTGCACAAGTCCAATTTCCAGAGATTGGATATAAGTGGTTACCTACCAGAATGTAGAAGGTAATGAAGATGGGGCTGGAGGCGAGTGTGATTTTAGCCCTGGCTGAGGGCAGTTTCCACATCAAGAACATGAAGAAGATTACATTGGGAATGAGCAGCATGAGGTCCCAAAACCgcactctgatggggagagacaggCAAAAGGACATGAAAATGTCTTGGAAGCTTGGGCTGTGAAactcaacccttattattgaccAATCCAAACCCTGTCACCTGCTGTGCAGTCTAcacagtgtataaaacattaggaacaccttccaaatattTAATTGCACCCCCTTTTGGCCTCAGAATAGCCataatttgtcagggcatggactctacaaggcgtCGACAGCATttcacagggatactggcccatgttgactacaacttcgggtggtggaccattgttgatacacacagaacactgttgagcgtgaaaaccacagcagctttgcagttcttgacacaaactggtgagcctggcacctaccacaataccacattcaaaggcacttaaatcttttgttttgcccattcactctctgaatgacacacacacacacacacagtctcaatgcttaaaaatccttctttaaccagtctcctcccctttacactgattgaagtatatttaacaggtgacatcaataagtgatcatagctttcacctggattttcTTGGTCTGTCATGGAAACTCAGTTTGTTTTCTACAGTGTATATGCTTGTTATTTCAAAAGAGAAAGTGTTGTTCTTCCTACACTACAGTCTTTACAACCACACTAAATACGCAACTCAACAGTTTCAGCAATGTGAATGAGCTGACACCTCCTCTTAACATGTTTCAAAATGTTGCATTGAGGTAATGCAGTACGTTGAAAAGAAGCACAATTATAGTGACAGTACCAACACAGCCCCAACTGGCTTACCTTAACTCGCCAATGTCCTCGTATAGGACCTGCAAACATCTGTGAGGCTCTGGTCCCCAGGTTGGTGTTGCTGATGTGTTCTCCACTGAGGTAGGCAATACACTGCCATTGTATTGCGCAATCATCACCCCCGCAGTCACGGTGTCAAACATAATGCGTTCAAAGCCTAGTAAGTAGTAGGGGAAGATATGTGTTACAGGGGATACAATTGCCACAATGGGTTGTTGTTATTCAAGGTCAATTAATAGCGGTTTTCTTGTTCCCTAACGTAGGTATATTTACAGATGCAGATAGATTGGGAAATTATTCAGCAAGGGTTTCTTCGACACGCTTGTTGTGTCCGCTCTGTAGCCACACAACCTTaaattactgtctgtctgttcaatCTGGTCTTTCTCCACGTCAGGCGGGTAAACATTACGTATCCGTGGAAGGACCGGTCAGTGTCACGAAACTTGCTGTTAACTTAGTTGGCTTCTAgtaacgttagcttgctaacGTTAAGTATAATGCTGACTGACGCATCTAACAGTAAGTTAGTAGTTACTAAGTTAAATGCTGACGTTAGAGAGCCAATTTACACTTTTAGTAGATAAAAAaaagttaactagctaacgtcaAAACTGAATAACATAACTTAGCACGCTAACAATCATCTTACCGTTTCAGTAGTCTCAAATTCAGGGGGAAATTGTTTATTGTGCAGGACTTTTCGCGGACAATAATGTTGGTACAAACAACCAAGATATCATACTTTTGTCGACTGTTAAATTCATGAATTATCCGAGCCAGCTAGTCACCTGACAAACCGCTTTCACTTCAATACCCTCGCGTCATCTCTCTTCGCCTCTTTCTCAAAACTGGATGAGAAAGCGAGGTCCCGTCCCCCTGAATTTCTCCTACAATGGGTTTTTGAGAAGATGCGAAAATTGAGCGATTGAGATTCTCCCTTTCACTTCGATTTGGTTCAGTTTAGGTATCGCCATATGCAAACGTGAAAAATGCAAATAAGCATCATTATTGCAATTATTAGTACCTATCATGATAAGTAACCAGTAATATGCGATACTGTACAATTCGTATTACAGCTATATGAATAAACTATTTAGGTTGCCAGTATTGCATCTTGTCTTTGAAGACAAGCTGTAACAAGCCCCCCCACGAATAAATGTAGTGACCCTGTGTTTATAAACGTGGATATCGATTTTGCCACTTCAGCATGCTTTTGTGGAAAAGTCTAGCCACATTGGGCTTACaggccagaaggttgagggttttCCAACTACCACAGACCAGCTCAACCTCCCTACCTGTTCCATTAAACTACAATTAGAGCCGGCTGCAGATACAGATCAGCTTGGTTGGAAATGAGATTTAACATTTTGATGccatatttataattatataaaatatatcaaatatattttccaccaacaggtttctgtgccaatAAACCACACAACCAATAAACAAAGCATACCAACTTCGGGCACTTCATTATCATGGTTTGAGTAttcaacaccacaataaataGACTATGTCAATCTCAACAAACAGACAATTCCCCCTCCAACCTTGTTTCGAAGGCTTGGCAATCTCGAAAGTAATTAAACTTATTGGTGTTTTGTAACAGTCTATCCATTCATCAATTAGCCTCTGCACagttttgattgattgattgattgattttatttgtcagtaaaaaaagaaaaatacatacagtaccagtcaagagtttggagacacatactcattcaaggctttttctttattttttaaaaacaattttctacattgttgaacaATAGTGAAgtaatcaaaactatgaaataacatatggaatcatgtagtaacccccaaaaaagtgttaaatcaaaatatgttttatatttaagactaagtagccaccctttgcaaaCACTGTggagcctcataacatggttaaaactataattgttTTATCATggctggtcagtccttgcatccatagctacTAATCCAAGCCCAcccagcctcggtttttcggatgactgccttgcctggttcaccaattactttgcagacagagttcagtgtgtcaaatcggagggcatgctgtccggtcctctggcagtctctatgggggtgccacagggttcaattctcgggcc from Oncorhynchus keta strain PuntledgeMale-10-30-2019 chromosome 21, Oket_V2, whole genome shotgun sequence encodes:
- the LOC118400555 gene encoding transmembrane protein adipocyte-associated 1 homolog isoform X1, with protein sequence MFDTVTAGVMIAQYNGSVLPTSVENTSATPTWGPEPHRCLQVLYEDIGELRVRFWDLMLLIPNVIFFMFLMWKLPSARAKITLASSPIFITFYILVFVVAAVGITRAIVSMTVSASSSATIIDKVLWEISRFFLLTMELSVIILGLAFGHLESQSSIKRVLAITAVLALGYSITQGTLEIVYPDQHLSAEDFNIYGHGGRQFWLASSCCFFLVYSLVFILPKTPVRERISLPSKKSFYVYAAILSLLNLVQGLGSALLCAGIIEGLCCVDVTTFIYFSVFAPLIYVIFLKGFFGSEPKVLFSYKCQVDEPDDQTDVHLPPASGLGHKEQLERGSFYPGTQIDGLTAATMGTGIAAYLDNVASGPFGPGSINGDRWRAINA
- the LOC118400555 gene encoding transmembrane protein adipocyte-associated 1 homolog isoform X2, translating into MFDTVTAGVMIAQYNGSVLPTSVENTSATPTWGPEPHRCLQVLYEDIGELRVRFWDLMLLIPNVIFFMFLMWKLPSARAKITLASSPIFITFYILVFVVAAVGITRAIVSMTVSASSSATIIDKVLWEISRFFLLTMELSVIILGLAFGHLESQSSIKRVLAITAVLALGYSITQGTLEIVYPDQHLSAEDFNIYGHGGRQFWLASSCCFFLVYSLVFILPKTPVRERISLPSVWMSPPSSTSLCLPHSSMSSSSKASSAQSPRSSSPTSARWMSLTTRRMSTCPPPQDWATRSSWNGAPSTPAPR